A stretch of Methanosphaerula palustris E1-9c DNA encodes these proteins:
- the thiD gene encoding bifunctional hydroxymethylpyrimidine kinase/phosphomethylpyrimidine kinase — protein sequence MQRSQTVCACTIAGSDPTGGAGIQADLSTFAAMGVWGLSVITALTAQTPERVDSTWVQPAPIVATQLKVLLEEFHIGAFKTGMLGDGSVIDTITDLLPEGVPLVVDPVLVSSSGHRLLAEEAIELLKERLLPRATVITPNLPETEVLSGLSPLCSDDEVIRAGKVLLDLGAAAVIIKGGHRAGARATDLLITASTVIPLSSFRRPYPVHGTGCCFSAALTALLARGYPLPTAAQEAKCLISRAVSTEPVGRSGMRMVDPLQISSFDRIPTDLDLLNMKKA from the coding sequence ATGCAGAGATCTCAAACCGTCTGTGCCTGCACGATCGCTGGATCGGACCCGACCGGGGGAGCAGGGATCCAGGCCGACCTGTCGACCTTCGCTGCCATGGGAGTGTGGGGTCTTTCAGTGATCACAGCGCTGACAGCCCAGACCCCAGAGAGGGTCGACAGTACCTGGGTTCAACCCGCACCTATCGTGGCGACCCAACTCAAGGTTCTGCTCGAAGAGTTTCACATAGGAGCGTTCAAGACAGGAATGCTCGGTGACGGATCGGTGATCGATACCATCACCGATCTCCTCCCAGAGGGCGTTCCCCTCGTCGTCGACCCGGTGCTGGTCTCCTCCAGCGGTCACCGGCTCCTCGCAGAAGAGGCGATAGAACTGCTGAAAGAGCGTCTTTTACCACGGGCGACCGTGATCACACCGAATCTCCCCGAGACAGAGGTGCTCTCTGGACTCAGCCCGCTCTGTTCAGACGATGAGGTGATCCGGGCAGGGAAGGTTCTGCTGGATCTCGGTGCAGCGGCGGTGATCATCAAGGGGGGTCATCGAGCAGGTGCCAGAGCCACCGATCTGCTGATCACAGCCAGCACCGTCATCCCCCTCTCATCATTCCGGAGGCCCTATCCAGTACATGGTACTGGTTGCTGCTTCTCAGCAGCACTGACCGCTCTCCTCGCTCGGGGGTATCCGCTTCCCACCGCTGCACAAGAGGCAAAATGTCTGATCAGTCGGGCCGTCTCCACCGAACCGGTCGGCCGGAGTGGGATGCGGATGGTCGACCCCCTTCAGATCTCATCATTTGACAGGATTCCGACCGATCTTGACCTTCTTAATATGAAAAAGGCGTGA
- a CDS encoding MarR family winged helix-turn-helix transcriptional regulator: protein MTDQLDLGDIHLIRKLAYLYWFKRRFMAKELTLYGLSPGHHPFLMVLYHMDGVRLEELARVLRVDKAVSTRMVRGLIEEGFAYRERDRTDKRAYRVFLTEKGRALHPKIVEMIDILTEVYLDGFSDEERILLVQMFDRMVKNVERAECDLNERNQKIMSKSSKDAGEDLTEEPGSKKEEDGV, encoded by the coding sequence TTGACAGATCAACTTGATTTGGGAGATATTCATCTCATCAGAAAACTGGCCTACCTGTACTGGTTCAAGCGACGATTTATGGCAAAAGAGTTGACGTTGTACGGGCTGAGCCCCGGGCATCACCCCTTTCTCATGGTACTGTACCACATGGATGGTGTTCGCCTTGAGGAACTGGCACGAGTGCTTCGTGTCGATAAGGCTGTATCCACCCGCATGGTCAGGGGGCTGATCGAGGAAGGCTTTGCATACCGGGAGAGAGATCGCACGGATAAACGTGCCTATCGCGTTTTTCTGACTGAAAAAGGTCGAGCGCTTCATCCCAAAATTGTCGAGATGATCGATATCCTGACTGAGGTGTACCTGGATGGGTTTTCAGATGAAGAACGGATCCTGCTTGTGCAGATGTTCGATCGTATGGTGAAGAATGTGGAACGGGCGGAATGCGACCTGAATGAAAGGAATCAAAAGATTATGAGTAAGAGTAGTAAGGATGCCGGGGAGGATCTGACGGAAGAGCCCGGGTCAAAGAAGGAGGAGGATGGAGTATGA
- a CDS encoding PrsW family intramembrane metalloprotease: protein MDLTYLVVLGFAPALFWVWFFYMRDRCRSESPTWMLWLFILGMVAIPPVALIEGAFDPLVHSTVFISVIVAPIVEELAKFLVVYLTVYRNHALTDPMDGIIYSTTAALGFAALENFFYVFGAYQELLVLPFELSIVRALLSVPAHALNSSMWGYSLGQAVVVPHEAKRPIILQGLLVAMFFHALFNLLLTFNEPGFAVTALVLVPLMWLIVSKRINAMLVRKFCVLRR, encoded by the coding sequence ATGGATCTCACCTACCTGGTTGTTCTTGGCTTTGCCCCCGCGCTCTTCTGGGTCTGGTTTTTTTATATGCGGGATCGGTGCAGGTCCGAATCGCCGACCTGGATGCTCTGGCTCTTCATCCTCGGGATGGTGGCGATACCACCAGTTGCCCTGATAGAGGGGGCTTTTGATCCCCTTGTTCATTCTACCGTGTTCATCAGTGTCATAGTGGCCCCGATCGTTGAGGAACTGGCCAAGTTCTTGGTGGTGTACCTGACAGTTTATAGAAATCATGCCCTCACCGATCCAATGGATGGGATCATATACTCAACGACGGCCGCACTTGGATTTGCAGCCCTTGAGAACTTCTTCTATGTCTTCGGTGCATATCAGGAACTGCTGGTTCTGCCGTTCGAGTTGAGCATCGTTCGAGCGCTTCTTTCAGTACCTGCCCACGCCCTGAACTCAAGTATGTGGGGGTATTCACTTGGTCAGGCAGTGGTAGTGCCACACGAGGCGAAGAGGCCGATCATCCTGCAGGGACTCCTGGTTGCGATGTTCTTTCATGCTCTCTTCAACCTGTTACTCACCTTTAATGAACCCGGGTTTGCCGTGACAGCGCTGGTTCTCGTTCCATTGATGTGGCTGATCGTCAGCAAACGGATCAATGCAATGCTGGTTCGAAAATTCTGTGTCCTCAGACGATGA
- a CDS encoding DUF2284 domain-containing protein — MMEESSGRGTTRRAGPREQENVAIFGSLRTIHNDLTSIPADIIAVREWTRFRCRFGCAAYGTHFCCPPFVPSTEETRTMIAEYHSAVLARFDTATFPSGPDGLPPSRGEILRTVQQTIADLERAAFLAGYYRAFGMGASPCALCSTCVAQEMLDAGTTPTPADAVRCRQKKVMRPSMEALGIDVFETVKNAGHSIEVLTGRDDPPIYFGLVLLD, encoded by the coding sequence ATGATGGAAGAGAGCAGTGGCAGAGGTACCACTCGGCGAGCGGGCCCTCGGGAACAGGAGAACGTTGCCATCTTTGGATCACTCAGAACTATCCACAATGATCTGACCAGTATCCCGGCTGACATTATCGCTGTCAGGGAATGGACACGTTTCCGATGCAGGTTTGGCTGTGCAGCATATGGCACACACTTCTGTTGCCCCCCCTTTGTCCCTTCGACTGAAGAGACCAGAACGATGATCGCTGAGTATCATTCTGCGGTGCTGGCCCGGTTCGACACCGCGACCTTTCCATCCGGACCGGACGGCCTTCCCCCATCGAGAGGGGAGATTCTCCGGACTGTCCAACAGACGATCGCCGATCTGGAGAGGGCCGCTTTCCTCGCCGGGTACTATCGTGCGTTTGGGATGGGTGCCTCCCCGTGTGCTCTCTGCTCGACCTGCGTGGCGCAGGAGATGCTGGATGCCGGTACCACTCCTACGCCTGCTGATGCAGTCAGATGCCGGCAGAAGAAGGTGATGCGTCCTTCGATGGAAGCTCTTGGGATCGATGTCTTTGAGACAGTCAAAAATGCTGGACATTCGATTGAGGTGCTCACTGGACGGGATGATCCTCCCATCTACTTCGGGTTGGTCCTCCTCGATTGA
- a CDS encoding ABC transporter ATP-binding protein, with the protein MNALQPSDERSDQPVLLFDQVTKIYPLPAGDVVALDHVSLKVYPGEFIAIMGPSGSGKTTLLNMMGCLDIPTSGDLIINGSNVKDLSDDELTWLRRDTIGFIFQHFNLIPLLSVLENVEFPLILKCQNDECGLKPLEVLKAAGLDDVQLYTHKPSELSGGQQQRVAIARALVNDPDILLCDEPTGNLDSKTGKGIMDLLTTMNQDGKTIIMVTHDASVADYASRMIRIVDGRIA; encoded by the coding sequence GTGAACGCGCTTCAACCCTCTGATGAACGATCAGATCAACCGGTCCTCCTCTTCGATCAGGTGACCAAGATCTATCCCCTCCCAGCAGGGGATGTGGTGGCACTCGATCACGTCTCGCTGAAGGTCTACCCGGGCGAGTTCATCGCGATCATGGGCCCCTCTGGATCAGGCAAGACCACGCTGTTGAACATGATGGGATGCCTCGATATCCCAACATCAGGGGACCTGATCATCAACGGTTCAAATGTTAAGGACCTGAGTGATGACGAACTCACCTGGCTGCGACGGGACACGATCGGGTTCATCTTCCAGCACTTCAACCTGATCCCACTCCTCTCGGTCTTGGAGAATGTGGAGTTTCCGCTGATCCTGAAATGTCAGAACGATGAATGCGGCCTCAAGCCGCTGGAGGTATTGAAGGCCGCAGGGCTCGATGATGTCCAGCTCTATACACACAAGCCGAGTGAACTCTCAGGCGGACAGCAGCAGCGGGTTGCGATCGCACGGGCGCTGGTCAACGACCCCGACATCCTCCTCTGCGATGAGCCTACCGGCAACCTGGACTCCAAGACAGGGAAGGGTATCATGGACCTGTTGACCACGATGAACCAGGACGGAAAGACCATCATCATGGTCACGCACGATGCATCGGTTGCCGACTATGCCAGTCGGATGATCCGGATCGTGGACGGGAGAATTGCATGA
- a CDS encoding V-type ATP synthase subunit C produces the protein MAGISHPGAYIYVCTRLQIRKGRLIPEDQYERMLQMSSSQIIRMIGEGNYRAQVLQFPGGALNANQIEQALTDNLALSFQKVLDLAPGMLGLLTSRYLARWDIVNVMLVLHGKEHRISDQRILSELIPAGELDRSFLESLIGQESIDRIVPMLEDWELYPVLSQWYMQKEGAGRFARLENRLYKQYYVNLLHALRNDPQTDYVFTRYIRLEIDLVNLRNIFRLRSGGVTHDLDHYLIPGGTVDLTTLNTLYGIEEKGAFVEEIRRTGIFPLIIRGLQEINREKTVDSEMVGEMLWLRWQQRRTPIHEVEMAVTRARLDQMDRLAIRHPFSVLPVLSYLERKKYEVFNLRAIIRGKEYRLQNDLIRRYLVI, from the coding sequence ATGGCCGGCATATCCCATCCAGGGGCGTATATCTACGTCTGTACCAGGCTGCAGATCCGCAAGGGAAGGTTGATTCCCGAAGATCAGTACGAGCGGATGCTTCAGATGTCGTCTTCGCAGATCATCAGAATGATCGGGGAGGGGAACTACCGGGCACAGGTACTCCAATTCCCTGGGGGGGCCCTGAATGCAAATCAGATCGAACAGGCCCTTACCGATAACCTTGCCCTGTCGTTTCAGAAGGTGCTGGATCTCGCTCCCGGAATGCTCGGTCTGCTCACCTCGCGATATCTGGCTCGATGGGATATCGTCAACGTGATGCTGGTTCTCCATGGTAAAGAGCACAGGATCTCAGATCAGCGGATTCTGAGCGAGTTGATCCCTGCCGGGGAATTGGATCGGTCATTTCTTGAATCCCTGATCGGTCAGGAGTCAATAGATCGGATCGTGCCGATGCTTGAGGATTGGGAACTCTACCCTGTGCTTTCTCAGTGGTACATGCAGAAGGAGGGAGCCGGCAGGTTTGCCCGGCTCGAAAATCGACTGTACAAACAGTATTATGTCAATCTCCTTCATGCACTGCGAAACGATCCTCAAACAGATTATGTCTTCACCCGGTACATCCGGCTGGAGATCGATCTTGTCAATCTTAGGAACATCTTTCGGCTCAGGAGCGGCGGAGTCACCCATGATCTCGATCACTACCTGATTCCTGGTGGGACCGTAGACCTTACAACCTTGAACACCCTGTACGGTATCGAGGAGAAGGGTGCGTTCGTCGAAGAGATCCGGAGAACCGGTATCTTTCCGCTCATCATCAGGGGGTTACAGGAGATAAATCGTGAAAAAACAGTCGATTCAGAGATGGTTGGGGAGATGCTCTGGCTCCGCTGGCAGCAGCGGAGGACCCCAATTCATGAGGTCGAGATGGCCGTGACCCGGGCCCGGTTGGATCAGATGGATCGTCTTGCGATCCGTCACCCCTTCTCCGTCCTTCCGGTGCTCTCGTACCTGGAACGGAAGAAGTATGAGGTATTTAATCTGCGAGCGATCATCAGGGGGAAGGAATACCGTCTCCAGAACGACCTGATCCGTCGGTATTTGGTGATATGA
- a CDS encoding COG1361 family protein: protein MRRLVFIGLLLCLLISAAGAVDQTIPAGYTIPAGITTSSTTSGVVSTTTQTLSQSVIASQTSDTGQLQVTGTKLDPEVLMYGDTGTLTVDVVNTASHSITVKRGALTGNGAITVNDKNYAAVGDIGPGAKMSFTFTIKAGAPDGIYYPEFSLQFPEGTSLRYLVPVKIDNTGLVLAIQSQPDAYSAGQKDSITLSVGNPRQNSVNGVTVNAAGPSITMLPATSFIGTLGSNSASTTTLNITPAAPSNLTVQVLFTNGLNRHTQTLVIPVEFSESKTRADMVISNIVIKQSNSTIDLTGDITNAGLTPAKAVVVTPGKDVTGIDPYKQYVVGSLQPDDFSSFELTFNAKGATSVPVIVTYLDADGNQFSKTIPLSLGDTADTSTTADTSFPILWVVILLLAILVVGYVINKSWKRG from the coding sequence ATGAGAAGACTTGTATTCATCGGATTGCTCCTCTGCCTCCTTATCAGCGCAGCAGGGGCCGTAGACCAGACCATTCCTGCAGGATATACAATCCCTGCAGGAATAACCACCTCATCCACGACATCTGGAGTTGTATCGACCACCACCCAGACGCTGAGTCAAAGCGTCATCGCTTCCCAGACGAGCGATACCGGGCAGTTGCAGGTGACCGGTACGAAACTGGACCCTGAAGTGCTGATGTACGGGGATACCGGTACGCTGACCGTCGATGTGGTCAACACCGCCAGCCACAGTATCACGGTCAAGCGGGGGGCGCTGACCGGAAACGGGGCTATCACGGTCAACGACAAGAATTACGCGGCAGTAGGGGATATCGGTCCCGGGGCGAAGATGTCGTTCACCTTCACCATCAAGGCGGGAGCCCCAGATGGGATCTACTACCCAGAGTTCTCGCTTCAGTTTCCCGAAGGAACCAGCCTTCGATACCTGGTGCCGGTGAAGATCGACAACACCGGCCTTGTCCTCGCTATTCAGAGTCAGCCTGACGCCTACAGTGCCGGCCAGAAGGATTCCATCACCCTCTCTGTGGGAAACCCCCGTCAGAACAGTGTGAACGGAGTGACCGTCAATGCAGCCGGCCCTTCGATCACGATGCTTCCTGCCACTTCGTTCATCGGGACGCTCGGATCGAACAGCGCTTCGACCACCACGCTGAACATCACCCCGGCCGCCCCGTCGAACCTCACGGTGCAGGTCCTGTTCACCAATGGTCTGAACCGACACACCCAGACGCTTGTCATCCCGGTGGAATTCAGTGAGTCCAAGACACGGGCAGATATGGTCATCTCGAATATCGTGATCAAACAGTCCAATTCAACGATCGACCTGACCGGAGACATCACCAATGCCGGGCTCACCCCGGCCAAGGCGGTCGTTGTCACGCCTGGCAAGGATGTGACCGGGATCGATCCGTACAAACAGTATGTTGTCGGTTCTCTCCAGCCAGACGACTTCTCGAGCTTTGAGCTGACCTTCAATGCAAAAGGTGCAACCAGCGTTCCGGTGATCGTCACCTATCTGGATGCCGATGGAAACCAGTTCTCCAAGACCATTCCACTTTCGCTGGGAGATACGGCTGACACCTCAACCACAGCAGATACTTCGTTTCCCATCCTCTGGGTTGTGATCCTGCTCCTGGCAATCCTCGTCGTCGGATATGTGATCAACAAATCCTGGAAGAGGGGGTGA
- a CDS encoding MFS transporter — MNRLSDNTSDEKYKRVALAIAALGTLVGVLNGSTLIIALPTIMVQLHTTLFGVMWALIVYMLITTILAPAWGRLADIYGRKRLYVWGLVTFTIGSILCGFSADIGQLIGFRVIQAIGGSLLVANGTSIVADAYPRGELGRAMGVLSMIMAAAFVAGPILGGVLTVIDWRLNFFFNVPFGIAAIIWAQWKLKDIVALDRHKHFDLLGMVYFTVSVIALMVYVGAGFIVGLLSPAMLATLVVGLISTWAFIRQEQKSQSPLIDLSLFKIKIFTYGQVSALLNSIARGAVMILLILFFQGVKGEDPFTASIMIAPLAIALTISGPIGGRLADRYGSRLIATVGLILSLVGLFGLALMHYDTPYWYLAVCLFINGFGSGLFQPPNTSAIMSSVPPDRRGVTSSIRAFFGNMGMMVSMSFATPILLGTISMDEMMQMFVVGGSSIPVAVQQTFTGGITMAFLLASLITVPAIIVSALRGKDDLHHLHSIPAE; from the coding sequence ATGAACCGCCTTTCTGATAATACCAGTGATGAAAAGTACAAACGGGTCGCTCTGGCCATTGCCGCCCTCGGCACACTGGTCGGGGTGCTGAACGGTTCGACCCTGATCATTGCACTGCCGACGATCATGGTGCAGCTGCATACCACCCTGTTCGGCGTGATGTGGGCGCTGATCGTGTACATGCTGATCACCACTATCCTGGCCCCGGCCTGGGGTCGGCTGGCCGATATCTATGGCAGAAAACGGCTCTATGTCTGGGGGCTCGTCACCTTCACCATCGGTTCGATCCTCTGTGGCTTTTCAGCCGACATCGGGCAGCTGATCGGATTTCGAGTTATTCAGGCGATCGGGGGATCGCTGCTGGTTGCGAACGGGACGAGCATCGTCGCTGATGCCTACCCGCGTGGGGAGTTGGGCCGGGCGATGGGTGTCCTCTCGATGATCATGGCGGCCGCGTTCGTCGCAGGACCGATCCTCGGCGGAGTTCTGACCGTGATCGACTGGCGGCTGAACTTCTTCTTCAACGTCCCGTTCGGGATCGCGGCGATCATATGGGCACAATGGAAACTGAAAGATATCGTTGCCCTCGATCGACACAAGCATTTCGACCTGCTGGGCATGGTCTACTTCACGGTTTCAGTGATCGCCCTGATGGTCTATGTCGGTGCAGGGTTCATCGTCGGCCTTCTCTCGCCGGCGATGCTGGCGACGCTCGTTGTGGGTCTGATCAGCACCTGGGCCTTCATCAGGCAGGAGCAGAAGAGTCAGTCCCCTCTGATCGACTTATCGCTCTTCAAGATTAAGATCTTCACCTACGGGCAGGTCAGCGCACTGCTGAATTCGATCGCCAGGGGTGCCGTGATGATCCTGCTGATCCTCTTCTTCCAGGGGGTCAAGGGTGAGGATCCGTTCACAGCATCGATCATGATCGCCCCGCTTGCCATTGCACTGACGATCAGCGGTCCGATCGGTGGGAGGCTCGCCGATAGATATGGCTCACGGTTGATCGCCACTGTTGGTCTGATCTTATCGCTGGTCGGACTGTTCGGCCTTGCTCTGATGCATTATGATACACCCTATTGGTACCTGGCTGTCTGCCTCTTCATCAACGGGTTCGGGTCCGGGCTCTTTCAGCCGCCGAATACCAGTGCGATCATGTCATCGGTTCCACCTGACCGGCGAGGAGTCACCTCCTCGATCAGGGCGTTCTTCGGGAACATGGGTATGATGGTCTCAATGTCGTTTGCGACACCGATCCTGCTCGGCACCATCTCAATGGACGAGATGATGCAGATGTTCGTGGTCGGCGGGTCCAGTATCCCGGTCGCGGTCCAGCAGACCTTCACCGGCGGGATCACCATGGCCTTTCTGCTCGCGTCCCTGATCACCGTACCGGCGATCATCGTATCGGCACTCAGAGGGAAGGACGATCTCCATCATCTGCATAGCATACCTGCAGAGTAG
- a CDS encoding RodZ family helix-turn-helix domain-containing protein, translating into MAPSHSGRARRCETCGHLNPEDADRCEACDKRFVSHELRLDSPVVIGIISIVMVLLFVVLSLPGGLLSGQQYTHQLPPSAGIGPLSGAGPNASLTRVTTLTTSLPLPVVSAPVVSTVLTTTLQAPVPVASGVPSIVQQPVVITSTAPSTPGSQVPVVPAGLPNASSFPVSTAGTPIGVSSLSSTPTATPSLASTSSQVVTIPVPANGHLTGQLTWAGTGNYASDFFTLSPGEVRLTATADTSSGVIAEVRDRTGTVLGRVSTGGSQQESTMLTIPENSTYLIAMIGEGGWTVAVTQATVNTLSQSADLSMTTSATMTATQGTGTSTQQGVVTPQVPPTHASLPVS; encoded by the coding sequence GTGGCACCGTCACATTCTGGCCGTGCGCGGCGGTGCGAAACCTGCGGGCATCTGAACCCAGAGGATGCTGATCGTTGCGAGGCCTGCGACAAGCGGTTCGTATCTCACGAATTGAGGCTGGACAGTCCTGTGGTGATCGGGATTATTTCGATCGTGATGGTCCTGCTCTTTGTCGTGTTGTCACTTCCTGGTGGTCTCTTATCCGGACAGCAATACACCCACCAGCTCCCGCCTTCTGCCGGTATCGGGCCGCTATCGGGTGCAGGTCCCAACGCAAGCCTGACCCGGGTCACAACCCTGACTACGTCCCTTCCATTGCCGGTCGTTTCTGCACCGGTCGTCTCCACCGTCCTCACTACAACCCTTCAGGCACCAGTTCCTGTTGCGAGTGGTGTACCTTCGATCGTTCAGCAACCCGTGGTCATCACCTCGACCGCTCCGTCTACACCGGGGAGCCAGGTACCGGTGGTTCCGGCCGGACTTCCGAATGCGAGTTCGTTTCCGGTGTCAACGGCTGGAACCCCAATTGGAGTGTCCTCCCTTTCGTCGACACCGACAGCAACCCCTTCGCTCGCCTCCACATCCAGCCAGGTTGTGACGATCCCGGTGCCGGCAAACGGACATCTGACCGGGCAGTTAACGTGGGCCGGTACAGGGAACTATGCCAGCGACTTCTTCACTCTATCTCCTGGAGAGGTGCGGCTGACCGCCACGGCTGATACGAGTTCTGGGGTGATCGCCGAAGTTCGGGACCGGACCGGTACAGTCCTAGGCAGGGTATCGACCGGTGGTTCGCAGCAGGAATCGACGATGCTGACCATCCCGGAGAACAGCACGTATCTGATAGCCATGATTGGCGAAGGTGGTTGGACGGTGGCGGTCACCCAGGCCACGGTGAACACGCTGTCGCAATCGGCAGATCTCTCTATGACTACTTCTGCGACCATGACTGCAACCCAGGGAACGGGGACCTCTACCCAGCAGGGTGTTGTCACCCCGCAGGTACCACCCACCCATGCTTCGCTGCCGGTCAGTTAA
- a CDS encoding ABC transporter permease produces the protein MIFVDFAVRNLRRNWFRSLLAILGIIIGVLSISSMGILGNGIVLSVSDSFTSVGDSIVVSPHSGTGGLSGTTVTNDRLSEQQILELSRAVSPNKVIPIYTGGDRITYGNEKGVASIYGMDPDDMPTMLTVESGVYLRGNSGAMIGKTIADQLKVKVGSKVILGDGTILPVVGILKERGLGLDINPDNALIVSKQWFSEHYSVKGYNEAIVKASDLKQIVSVKQAIEKRFNRQDKVVDVYDTKSILDSILGAFNQISTFTTVIGGISLLVAGISILNIMMMSVTERIREIGIMRSLGTRRKEVRWMFIYEALILGFIGSLIGGMLSFGGGYVISLFMLQTTKYLFYPSSLIAIVYGMGFGIGTSVLSGLYPAWKASNLNPIDALRYE, from the coding sequence ATGATATTCGTTGATTTTGCAGTCAGAAACCTGCGAAGAAACTGGTTCCGCTCGTTGCTGGCGATCCTCGGGATCATCATCGGAGTGCTCTCGATCTCATCGATGGGGATCCTCGGGAATGGAATCGTCCTCTCGGTTTCAGATAGTTTCACCTCGGTTGGGGATTCAATCGTGGTCTCGCCCCATTCAGGTACGGGAGGGCTTTCGGGGACTACCGTCACCAATGACCGGCTCTCTGAACAGCAAATCCTTGAACTCTCCCGGGCAGTCTCTCCGAACAAGGTGATTCCAATCTATACCGGCGGCGATAGGATCACCTATGGAAATGAGAAAGGAGTCGCTTCGATCTATGGGATGGACCCTGACGACATGCCCACCATGCTCACCGTGGAGAGCGGAGTATATCTGCGTGGAAACAGCGGGGCCATGATAGGGAAGACGATCGCCGATCAGTTGAAGGTCAAGGTCGGCTCGAAGGTGATCCTGGGAGACGGGACGATCCTCCCGGTGGTCGGAATCCTCAAGGAGCGCGGGCTCGGGCTGGATATCAACCCTGACAACGCTCTGATCGTCAGTAAACAATGGTTCTCCGAGCATTACAGTGTCAAGGGGTACAATGAAGCGATCGTCAAAGCCTCCGACCTGAAACAGATTGTATCGGTGAAGCAGGCAATTGAGAAGAGATTCAACCGACAGGATAAGGTCGTCGACGTCTACGACACCAAGTCGATCCTTGACTCTATCCTGGGTGCCTTCAATCAGATCTCGACATTCACAACAGTGATTGGTGGGATATCTCTCCTGGTTGCAGGGATCAGTATCCTGAACATCATGATGATGTCGGTGACTGAACGGATCAGAGAGATTGGGATCATGCGTTCGCTCGGGACACGACGGAAAGAAGTGCGCTGGATGTTCATCTATGAGGCGCTGATCCTCGGATTCATCGGCTCCCTGATCGGCGGGATGCTCAGCTTTGGCGGCGGGTATGTGATCAGCCTCTTCATGCTCCAGACCACCAAGTATCTCTTCTATCCGTCAAGTCTGATCGCGATAGTTTATGGAATGGGCTTCGGAATTGGGACCAGCGTGCTGAGCGGACTGTACCCGGCATGGAAGGCTTCTAACCTGAACCCGATTGATGCCCTTCGATACGAGTGA
- a CDS encoding V-type ATP synthase subunit D: MRTADIKPTRSELLAVKRRIRLSDRAHSLLKRKRDGLMLELMRVIGELKQVQHELAARYDASQQLIAVAYMMEGAIGVAIAAESIEQIPTIERGLKHLLGVGVPVFHEQGVKKNLDERGYCILGTDSVIDDVAGAFEDLLDVVIRAAGLQTELRLILAEFVRTRRRVRALEYRVIPDLIEERNYIQLRRDEMDREEASRLFHIKKVKIGRNPVK; the protein is encoded by the coding sequence ATGAGAACTGCTGATATCAAACCAACCAGATCGGAACTTCTCGCGGTCAAGCGACGGATCCGGTTATCAGATCGGGCACACTCCCTGCTGAAGAGAAAACGGGATGGATTGATGCTGGAATTGATGCGGGTGATTGGAGAACTGAAACAGGTACAGCACGAACTTGCCGCACGATATGATGCTTCACAGCAACTGATCGCTGTCGCGTACATGATGGAAGGAGCGATCGGAGTGGCGATCGCTGCAGAGTCGATCGAGCAGATTCCAACGATCGAGCGGGGTTTGAAGCATCTTCTTGGCGTGGGGGTGCCGGTTTTTCATGAGCAGGGGGTGAAGAAGAATCTCGACGAGCGTGGGTACTGCATCCTCGGAACAGATTCGGTGATCGATGATGTGGCTGGAGCCTTCGAGGATCTGCTCGACGTCGTGATTCGTGCAGCAGGTCTTCAGACCGAACTCCGATTGATCCTCGCCGAGTTCGTCCGCACCCGCCGCCGGGTCAGGGCCCTTGAGTACCGGGTGATCCCGGACCTGATCGAGGAGCGAAACTATATCCAGTTGAGGCGGGACGAGATGGACCGGGAGGAGGCATCACGCCTTTTTCATATTAAGAAGGTCAAGATCGGTCGGAATCCTGTCAAATGA